One region of Diabrotica undecimpunctata isolate CICGRU chromosome 6, icDiaUnde3, whole genome shotgun sequence genomic DNA includes:
- the LOC140443666 gene encoding ribosomal RNA processing protein 36 homolog, with translation MENEERIKIREKIANLSFEELLKLKEQVGSKTYNKTIYGSSVTKKSKALKRANKNRPREVSSKIRPQNLRLETDNVVKAPKKHIPRDPRFDPLCGQYEEKIFKANYDFVNDIRAKEKEQLEEELKSCTDVNRKKIIKNLLQRTNNQLREQNRKEKEELKKLQRSSEIKEQYKRGEKPQFKKKSVEKLENLIEKYEELKKSNKLQKHIEKRSKKLSKKEKRNMGKAEIQ, from the exons ATGGAAAACGAAGAAAGAATTAAAATTAGAGAAAAAATAGCTAATCTTAGTTTTGAAGAACTTCTGAAATTAAAAGAACAGGTTGGATCGAAGACATACAATAAAACAATTTATGGTAGTAGTGTTACAAAAAAGTCTAAAGCATTAAAGAGAGCTAATAAAAATAGGCCTAGAGAAGTGAGTTCTAAAATAAGGCCGCAAAATTTAAGACTTGAAACTGATAACGTGGTAAAAGCTCCTAAAAAACACATTCCAAGAGATCCCAGGTTTGATCCCTTATGTGGGCAATATGAGGAAAAAATTTTTAAAGCCAATTATGACTTCGTTAATGACATACGCGCAAAGGAAAAAGAACAATTGGAAGAGGAATTAAAGTCATGTACTGAtgttaatagaaaaaagatcataAAGAATTTGTTACAAAGAACA aataatcAACTGAGGGAACAGAATAGGAAAGAAAAAGAGGAATTAAAGAAACTTCAAAGATCAAGTGAAATAAAGGAACAGTATAAACGAGGTGAAAAGCCACAGTTCAAGAAGAAAT ctgTTGAAAAATTGGAGAATCTAATAGAAAAATATGAGGAACTAAAGAAATCAAATAAACTACAAAAACACATTGAAAAACGATCCAAGAAGTTATccaaaaaagagaaaagaaatatGGGAAAGGCAGAAATTCAGTGA